CTACTTTGTGTGCAAGTTACcttttaaattaacttttgtACTAATGAGTCATAGATCTAGATATGAACGACAGGACTTTAATCTCTTCACCCCACTAACTTCATTTCTGCTAGACAAGAAGGAGCCAATACTCATTACTCATCAATCATGGCTTATGTATGAAGCTTGTTTTGACTAACATAATAACATCAGAACCTCACATAATACGCCTATTTTCTTCTGGAGTTTAACGATCAAACACTACTAGTGTAAAATGTTTTACACGGTCAACCAATCAAGAGTTACTGGCactatgattttttatttattgtaaaagtTAACAAACTTACCATATACAGTAGCTTGTAATTAGATTAGAGTTTTAAATAGTCAGTGCATGATCTATTAGTCGCTATATTTATATGCCCTCAAATACCAAGGTTTCCTATTTGATGGGTAAGGGTTAAAACAGAGCATGACCACTGTAATGCTtacaaataattagttttaatttgcTGTAGAGAGAACCCTGAGGATCTCTGTAGCTCCATGCTacagaaaaaaatcaaataaatgtTTTCTAAGTTTCCTACTTTACAGAATTAATCAAATCAACAAATATAAAGGAATAAAAGAGGGATATTAATGCTCCCCACTAAATCATATGGCTCTTATCtactaaattatatttttagctATTAATAATTATTGGCTATAAATAGTTTCTGTCACCTATAAAAATTATCAGTAGTTTAATTTTACTACCGTCCAATTCATCAATTCTTTCTTTCACTTTTATATTagactttttcttttctttattcttaattctctttattactaataatttctcttctttttgtaGTAAGATAGATTTATTACTCTCAAACTATAGATGCAGCATTATGAACCTATTGATGCAGTGTTTGTTAGAACCTATTCGAGCcgataaaaaacataaaagtgTTTGTTAGAAGTTCTAAGTAATCAGTAAAACTATTGATCCAGCATTATGAACCAAATTGAAATCTTTATATATGACAGTCTTGAAAACAAGCATTGTCTTAAAGAGTGCTTATATACTATTCATATGCTTGTGGGGGTACTCTCTTCAAAGCTAATCTTGATGAGTTTAATTCTATAATTATGGATCTCACAAATGTTGATATTGATGAAGACAAAAGCTGTTTTATTAATTGTATTCTTATCATCCATCTATAAACctttcaaagaaataatgttgtATGGTAACAATGACAGATTATCATTTGAATATGTGAAATCAAATTTATTGTCCAAAGAAAACTTTGATCTTCAAAGACTGAACTTGTACACATAGCATTGATCTCAGGAACCACaatcgaaaaaaaaaaactcactcaATCTACGTTAAACCAACCAAAGACCAAAGAAAGGAGAAAGAAAAGTAACAAGAGAGCACTGAGATTTGATTCCTAATAGACTCTAAATCGTTTTTGAGAGCGTGGAGAACGGAGGACGCGAGAAACGTGTTGATCTTCTCTCACACGTCCCCTGACATGGGAGACAACTTCAGCTTCTCGAACACGTCCCCTGACATGGGAGACAAGTTCACAGTTTGGGCTACCGGGAGCGACTTGTTGATGTGGGCGAGAAGGTCTGGAACATTGAGCGATAGTAGCTCGCTGACGTCGCAGCAGAACCTGGTTCCAGAGGTCGCAGCAGGACCTGTAGGAACGGAATTGAACCCGTAGTGTAGGCTGGATTGATTGCCAAAGCAGGCGAAGGAGTTGGTAATCGGTTCGCAACCACCGCTCCCTTTCATCTCTAGCAATTTCGATCGGTTTCATGGTCAAGTGTTCGATGAGCCCCTGACCGAAGAACCAGAGGTAGACGTAGGCCTCCCAGGCGAGGAAGTTTTGGCCGTCGAATTTGACGGGACTTACGACGGAAGTGGCGGGAAAGGGGAAGGGTGTGGTTTTAGTGGTGGAGGTATCAGAATCATATGCAGAAGGAGAACAAGAAGAAGAGCCAGAACAAGCAGAACAAGAAGAACACGAAGAAGCCATCTATCCAGATTCCAATTCACAAACACCAAAACTGCTCTTAGACATGCAtgcactctctctctctctatatatatatataccaaaaTATACGCATACGTATATACATACATGAATATCAGATTATAAATACGGAAAATCTATATGATTTCTTGATTTATTTAGTGATTTACCAAccaaataaatacaaatatttagaTACACTTTCTTTaaccagatttttttttttctttttgtagatatctttttttcttgcataataaatgaataaattaactttttatctttaaatctTGGTGTAAATTCTAAAATCTTagataaaatattcaaaattgtcTTTACTCATAGTTATTTATTGTGTTATCTTTTAAATCTTAACTAActaatattgtttatttaatCTTAACTAgagtatttaaaattatattttctcaTAATTAGTTGTTGTGTTATCTTTTAAATCTTAACTAACTAacattgtttatttattaaagtttgatttttCTCCAACAACATTAAGTgctacaaataaatatttttttgtttattctaATATTCTGaataatttaattgattataaTTTAACTTCCTGCTTTATTTTGAAGAAGACACTCCAACGCTGAAGTCAGTTAGGGTGTCGGCACTCGGGTGTCAGAGTattgtagataatgacgtacctggtTCTTGGAATTTgtactatttatattaccttaatgggtCTTTGTTGGTGGGCCGGATTAAGATGTTGATTTATGTTTAGGGTTGTGTTAAACAACCCTTAATTGTGGATTAACTTGTTGACTTGGTCAACTCATGACTCGTCGTCATGGGTCGGCCGGTCACGTCGAGTTTCTGACCGACTCATTGACTCAATCGGTCATTCTAGTACACTTGCCCCTAGGCTTGAGAGTTGGTATAGTCGAAGAGTTTGAGTGTTGGGTCTCGGTCGCTGGTGTGATGATGAGTGAAGTGATTGGAGGCGACGCCTTAGTAGGTGATGTGACGTGCATTTATGAGAGGTTTTTTTTTGGCGCCAAATGACGTGGACCGTTGGATCAAACTTGACGCTTGGACTTCCAAGACGTCTTCAGGCTATAAATAGGGGTGTGAACAGTGACTTCTCACGCTTCTTGATATTCCTTGAGCTGTAATACCTGAACAACTCCGATCGAACTGTGTTGGTGTCTTCGTTCGTcaaaggttagtcatgtcttctcattctcgTCCCACGTATTCCTCTTTGGCCGCTCCTTCCCCTCTTCCCGAACCTCCCTCGTCTTCGTCTTCTTCATCCACTTCCTCCTCCAACAAAATCCTTTCGGTCGGGGCAATTCAAACTATTGCCCCAGAGATGGAGGAAGTGAGGGGTGATGACGTGGGCAACGTGTCAGACCGGCGAGCCCTCATAGCCCAAGGTGTTTGGGATCGCGTCCGTGTTTCATACGGACCTTGTCCTTATTGTCGTTCGGTCCTTGCTCGCTGGACGACCGTGTATACAAGGAACGGTAATCTACCGAACcccccttcttcttcatgtataGCTGCTTTTTTTCTGACTTGCACGTGTTGCTTCCTTTCGACACGTTTATGGTGGGTGTCCTTCAGGCACTCAACGTGGCGTCGAGTCAGTTGCACCTGAATATGTGGGTGTCCATGTAGACTTTTCGCGTGGTGTCGGTGTACGTCTTTTTGCAATTCTATACCTCTCACTTGTCCGACCTGATTGGCtgacactctttgatcaatcggGCGGACAATGTCTTGTTGAAAGCCTTCACGACATCATCTTACaagaactttaaaaaaaattctttaaggTGTTTGTGGAGTCGGCGGATACGTCCCATATACATACGTATATACATACATGCATATGTATGTATATTAGAGTATCAAATTGTAAATAGGGAAAATCAATCATAGATATATGGTTTCTTGATTTATTTAGGGAAAAAAGGAAATAGGTTTCTTATTTTAcacaacaaaacaaaagaaccaacCAAATAAATACAATATAGAATATGTTATTTAGATACACTTTCTTTAACcagaatttttcttttttttttctttttctagatatgtttttttcttgcattataaatgaataaattaaattactcCAAAACAGATCGATATTCTTTGCTTCCAGGTtgtaaattttatctttaaatctTGGTGTAAATTCTAAAATCTTAGCTATAATATTCAAAATTGTCTTTAgtcataattatttattgtgtTATCTTTTAAATCTTAATGTTCATTTAATCTTAGCTacagtttttaaaattatcttttagcATAATTTGATAATTTGTTGTCGTGTTATCTTTTAAATCTTAACTAActaacattatttatttattaaagtttgaattttctCCAACATTAAGTGCTACAAATAAATATTCTTTTGTTTATTCTCTAATATTCTGAATAATTTGATTGATTAATAAGTGGTATAATTTAGATTGTGATTTAATATATGGAGAGAAAGTGTGCAACCCAAAGATTGGgttaagagaaaaaaagaagggAAGTTTAGCTTACCAAAGCGCGGTTTTCAGATGGATTTGTTGTTGAAGAAATATTAGAGGTTTGGGGTTCTCTCTTTCCAAGGCAGTAAAAATTGAGATAATCTTGTGGATGATACTTATCAGAGAGACCTGCTTTTGCAAGGGCATCAGCTATAATCTTGTACATCATAGACATTGTCTGTCCCTATAGTCAATCAAATTCAAATACAAAGGTTGTAATAATTAACTACCTTTCAGACATCAATCATAGTTTTTATGCCAACACAACAACAAACACACCAAAAATGCACACATCTAGAATACAACAGACTACAAATTGGTCTCACCTGCCAGAACAAGATTTCTTGAACAGCAGCACTTGTTGGAACACCCTCTGGCCACATTGGTATAACTATATATACACAAAAACGTTCATTTACACTGATCTTACCAGCAATTTTCAAAGCCAACtccataggaaccaagtggttTGCACCTGTTGAGATAAGAAATTGACCTTACAGTTGCAGTGCATTTTCAAAAGCTGCAAACATAACATGCAACACAACAGAATTTTGATAAAGATGTGGGAAAACTAAGTTGATCTACCTGCTTTGTTTTTGTATGAAGGCCAATGATAGGAGGAGCCCAAAAAATACTGATTCTCAATATATACAAAGTGCTCGGCTGATCTTATTGCTTTTATATAAGCAGTATGGACGCTTTGATCAACTTTCAAATTTTTTCCACACAAAAGATTCTGAACAAAAAGGAAGTTAAGTACTAATTTATCTCAATATAACTTGAATAAACACCCCAATGTGAATTTCATGAAAACAATATGCACTCAAAGTATAAAGGGGAATCACTTTGTCAACATCCTTGCAATATAACCTTACCTGAGCCTTAGCTTTGTCAACATCCTTTGGAAAGCCTTTTACAGATCCAGAATCTATGGACCTAAACACCTGTATTTAAATGCTAGTTCATAATCTTTCTGAACTTATCAGTAAGGATGGTACATGTCATCAGATTCTATCCACATATTTCCATACCTGCACATTCCAACTCTCAGGATCATTTTCATCTGTTACATAAACAGCTTTTTCACCACTGGGGCAAGGAGCAGGTTTGACAATCCATGAAATTCTGTCCAGCCGAAGCAAAGCATCATCATGCCAGTTTGTCACCTTTTTGAGTCTGAAGTCACGCCATTTTTTGGCCTTCCTCCATCTTTGTTCAAAGTTGGTTAATATATCATATGCTGCTGGACCTTCAATTTTGCAATGTAAGTCATGCCATGGTTGCCTTGGGGCACAAGAATTCGAACTTAGTTGCTGCATATAGCACACAATTTGCAATGTAAATTCCTGTGATATTTTTTCCCTTTATTTGGTGCTGAtgtgtacatttttttttcttttctcttccacCATCTATGTGATtgacataattgattatttaaagTGTACACATTCATACCAAAATGTTTCCATATAATGCAACATGAAGATCAGATGTTAAATGAGTCACCTAATTGCTGTAAGTTTATTATGCATGAACAAGTCAACAGATAAGAAACATGTCACAAAAAATACCACGTTTGAAACTCAAGACACCATGTTCTGAATGACCTTTAAATTTTATGTGATTTCACAAAATTCAGCATATAAAACAACAATAACATAACAAAAGATTCACACCACTTTTAACCCAAAACATTAAACTTTAAGATAATAAAATTTGTggattttcttctttatatattgttcaatctttttatttttgtttgaattcATAAGACTTTGCTGTTTTTCCATGCACTCAAGAAAAGGAAAGTATGCATATAAAGACATTTTGTAAGATTCCCCTGGTACTTTATTCTTTGAATTCTACAGTGTTTACAATAAAAACTTACTTGAAAAGAAGGATTGTGAAAATCATTATGAAAAACTGTATCTAGATCACGAAAAAGCCTATGCTCAGGCGTATCATATCTACCATCACATAGATCCAAACCACCAATAAAAGCTGTTATTTTCCGATTATTCCCAGAACCTAGACTGTCTACAATCACACATTTCTGGTGATGTGTAAAGAGGGTTCCCACAACCTGGACCAAATCATTCAATCAAATTAGTATTGTTTTGAGTTTTAGCTGAAAAGGAAAAAGTACAGTACTACATTCAAATGCAACAACTCCATGCCTGTTGCTTGAAAATACTGAGTTTATTGCTTGCATAACGTGGAGATAGCACACAATGAACAGTGGAATgtttgaaaaacttcttagtTTCTTCATCATGAGTCTGCATGACACCATCCTGCAATAAAGAAAATACTACAAAGTTGTTATGCAACCATATCTTCATTACAACAATCCATGAAGGAAATATCAAGAGCCTAGCACCTCATTACTCAAAGTTAGTACTTCACAAGGAAGTCTAAGCAAATCCACCACCATAAAGAAGAAACATAACTATCTTTTACTTCAGAACCAAAATAGGACTTTTCTTTGAACAACTTTATGGTATGAAAGCAATATCATGGATTTATTCAGGAAGAAGAAAACACTAACTTCCCTAGAATTTGTTGAGGAAATGAATAGACACCATTATGGTCAGGGTAAAGAGATTACTGTTTTcaaaagaaacttgtcatgtgaAGTTCTGTCATCCCAAATCAGCATAACCACTCTGAGTCCTTCTTGTGACTTGTACTTCAACAGTTCTCCAAGTGAAAGCTCTCCCCCTGAAGGTACTGGTTTTGTTGCCTCTCTCACAAGCCTCACAGGGTGGTAAACAGACCATCCTATAATGTATATCATGTGATGAGCTTCCAAAATTGCATGGCATATGTCCTCCCAACATTTACTTTGCTGAAACACTTTTCCACCATCAAGTGGAATTTCAGGTAGCATACCATCTGGTAAATGTGCATCTTGATATAGAGTCACACTCCCTCCTTTTCTGAGAGGGAAATAGGTTTTAGGAATTCCTAAATATGCTGTTCCATCCTCATTCACCCTTTTTTCTGAACGGTTGGCTCCAATTGGCTTATATTGAACAGAAATATGCAATTCAGGATAAGGTTTTAAGCAGTTTCCACACTGACCAATGATAGGAAACCAATCATTGATAGTATTTCCTGAAACTATCTTGTGAACAGGTATCTCCACCACTCCAATGAGTTCAGCTCCAAGAATATCATTATCCTTCACAACGAACTCCAATTTGTGAGCAGGGTGAGCAACAGGCACAATAAATTGCTCATCCCACAAAGGGTTCTCACAGTTAGGAATCACTCTAGTTCGAGCCACGGTTGCCCCAGATATGCATACTGAAACATAAGGGTCGCTTGTTATCATCTTATCTTTTCCAGAGTGTGACTTTAGTCCTTTCATGAATGGAGGATGGCACATGTTGCCCATAGTCATACATTTTCTAACTGCTTCAGAAGATAAATCTAAATTTGGAAGAGACTTGGCTTCAATTATCAACAGATCCAAGTCCCCATGTAAGAAAACCGCTTCATTATGCCCTTCAGGCTCCCTGGGTGGAGTAGGGCCTTGGGGAATGCCACGAGAATCCATTCCAACCTGAGAATTCAAAGATGCATCTTTTCTAAATTTAACACTTCTAAAATCCAAATTCTAGATGCAAAAGCCTTATggaaaatgatttaaaaaatgtaacatGTCTATCACCTTAAGATCCTTTTAGTTATCTCATGTCTTCATCTTTTAGTCCTAAGGAAAACATGCATGAAGCCATTTTCAACCTGTTTCTTCAACAAGTTCTTAGGTTCCAGTCTCttcaacaaaagaagaagaagaatgatcACATGGAGAAGAAGCCAACAAcaggaaaaagaaaataaaacaggaaaaagaaatgaaatttGGGTGTATATGGATTCCTGTAACAGTATTGCAATTGAGAGCATGGTCCAACACCACTTCCACAAGCCGAAAATGGTGGCAAATTTCATGGATTCCAGAATTGGCAAATTCCAAACCAAAACCATGCATGGAAgaaaacaattacaaaatttataaaataaatatcaaaactgaaataGATTGGTCATGTGTCACTTTCtttaatgacaaaaaaaaaaaaccctcaATTACTTTTCTCCATTTATTTacgtaaataaaatattttactattcATTCATGTTCAGAAATCTGTTTTGGGAACCAATTTCTcagcatatttttttattttctttttaaaacccTTTTGagaaatacattatttt
The sequence above is a segment of the Phaseolus vulgaris cultivar G19833 chromosome 2, P. vulgaris v2.0, whole genome shotgun sequence genome. Coding sequences within it:
- the LOC137812242 gene encoding phospholipase D delta-like codes for the protein MDSRGIPQGPTPPREPEGHNEAVFLHGDLDLLIIEAKSLPNLDLSSEAVRKCMTMGNMCHPPFMKGLKSHSGKDKMITSDPYVSVCISGATVARTRVIPNCENPLWDEQFIVPVAHPAHKLEFVVKDNDILGAELIGVVEIPVHKIVSGNTINDWFPIIGQCGNCLKPYPELHISVQYKPIGANRSEKRVNEDGTAYLGIPKTYFPLRKGGSVTLYQDAHLPDGMLPEIPLDGGKVFQQSKCWEDICHAILEAHHMIYIIGWSVYHPVRLVREATKPVPSGGELSLGELLKYKSQEGLRVVMLIWDDRTSHDKFLLKTDGVMQTHDEETKKFFKHSTVHCVLSPRYASNKLSIFKQQVVGTLFTHHQKCVIVDSLGSGNNRKITAFIGGLDLCDGRYDTPEHRLFRDLDTVFHNDFHNPSFQQLSSNSCAPRQPWHDLHCKIEGPAAYDILTNFEQRWRKAKKWRDFRLKKVTNWHDDALLRLDRISWIVKPAPCPSGEKAVYVTDENDPESWNVQVFRSIDSGSVKGFPKDVDKAKAQNLLCGKNLKVDQSVHTAYIKAIRSAEHFVYIENQYFLGSSYHWPSYKNKAGANHLVPMELALKIAGKISVNERFCVYIVIPMWPEGVPTSAAVQEILFWQGQTMSMMYKIIADALAKAGLSDKYHPQDYLNFYCLGKREPQTSNISSTTNPSENRALVAAKKFRRFMIYVHAKGMVVDDDYVIIGSANINQRSLDGSRDTEIAMGAYQPKYTWTENRPHPHGQVYGYRMSLWAEHLGGLDHVFGEPQSLECVRQVNKIAKQNWGIYVADEGNYMRGHLMQYPVKISRDGKVSALDDFESFPDVGGKVLGSPNSLPDALTT